A DNA window from Paenibacillus sp. HWE-109 contains the following coding sequences:
- a CDS encoding TVP38/TMEM64 family protein, with amino-acid sequence MARSKSLWVLVGWFLAAGAGLLIMKWTGVWDELDLDGITEWLRELGPIGGLLYIIVYTLRPLVLFPATPLTLYGGYVFGAFWGTIYDIIGAGAGALLSFYITRRWGRNSFQRILKSKKLQSFDQKAEEKGFMVVLYMRLMPFFPFDGISYGAGLSKIRFWDYTWGTLIGIIPGAVVYNVFGASLQEIGSVKFYAAVGMYALFALIPLLFKKKQPGEKAKDAA; translated from the coding sequence ATGGCGCGTTCGAAGTCGCTTTGGGTGCTGGTTGGCTGGTTTCTGGCCGCGGGAGCCGGACTGCTTATTATGAAATGGACCGGCGTTTGGGATGAACTGGATTTGGACGGCATCACCGAGTGGCTGCGAGAGCTAGGGCCTATCGGAGGTCTGCTATACATCATTGTCTATACGCTTCGTCCTTTGGTGCTGTTTCCTGCCACACCGTTAACCTTATATGGGGGTTATGTCTTCGGTGCCTTCTGGGGAACCATCTACGATATCATTGGAGCGGGAGCGGGTGCTCTGCTTTCCTTTTACATTACGCGCAGGTGGGGGCGCAATAGCTTCCAACGCATACTTAAAAGCAAAAAGCTGCAATCGTTTGATCAAAAGGCTGAGGAGAAAGGGTTCATGGTCGTTCTCTATATGCGGCTAATGCCTTTCTTTCCCTTCGATGGCATCAGTTATGGAGCGGGTTTATCGAAGATCCGTTTCTGGGATTATACCTGGGGCACCTTGATCGGCATCATTCCGGGCGCCGTGGTATACAACGTATTTGGCGCGTCCCTGCAAGAGATCGGGTCGGTAAAGTTTTATGCAGCGGTTGGCATGTATGCTCTGTTTGCGCTTATCCCTCTGCTATTCAAGAAGAAACAGCCGGGCGAGAAAGCGAAGGATGCAGCTTAA
- a CDS encoding EAL domain-containing protein, producing MLIVVISALLYAIPMLLLIRMALEVYRRNRYSSLNKIAAISFLVAIIPYIGNFLISWVPASYTYPIVLGFMDFPSFFLMCFMVHFSLRLTGRFRRMSKISVFLLCYGSLVPSVVLLLPLSWFSVDLIHQGPWEIDIWSRGLQFLTLGTSVYAMSICLMLLLVGFRYVKRYDLQLKRKQIRIMCIGYVMTYFWGVFFSVFDEAHDLLNTINYPDLAMLSMLWFGYFLRYAIMKYDFLPSINQTYQMLYDLSPVSIIVVNQEGIIVDLNPQAAQLLEYLPNELMLEPIGKFVGEENTMSGGAYYQTLPVECSVITRTGKVKSVKTESHDMIWRGDPLHYVLLTEIKKDVAAEDKVQYLVEHDAHTGLLNRGSFLDHLENYLVNDSFQAFAVILVDMDKFKQVDAALGIGAGDSLLKQIADLLKQTAPRRALVSRIGEDEFALIVPAISDQQELESLAQSLLDVCNHLFVFDGKDLVVTASMGICLSPLHSKHAEDLMKYADMAMYEARSKGPGDFVIYEPSLRQVEQHRYLHSLGIKKGIDEEEFVLHYQPLIEMQTGYIIGAEALIRWVRPGIGFLPPDAFMLAAEDDGSILEIGYWVLNRVCEQLKVWEQEGLSTLPVSVNLSTRQFLDPHFLDRLAEVLERTNVRPAHLCLEIKEQTALLDVYLTCQIFEKIQEYGVKLNIDDVGSGFPSVFLLHKLPFDAVKLDPTFLRDMLKSEMDQATIHRWIALSHSLGKRVVAKGVEEFEQWELLSQLGCDEIQGYFLSKPLDAGNIVRFMNQKLASV from the coding sequence ATGCTAATAGTTGTGATATCCGCATTGCTTTATGCTATACCCATGTTGCTCTTGATTCGTATGGCGTTGGAAGTATACAGGCGGAATCGGTACAGTTCGCTGAATAAGATAGCGGCGATCAGCTTTCTAGTAGCGATTATTCCTTATATAGGGAACTTTCTAATCAGTTGGGTACCAGCTTCCTATACCTATCCGATTGTGCTAGGATTCATGGACTTTCCCTCCTTTTTTCTGATGTGTTTTATGGTTCATTTCTCTTTAAGGCTAACAGGCAGATTCCGAAGAATGTCGAAAATCTCAGTATTTTTGTTATGTTATGGGTCTTTAGTACCAAGTGTTGTTTTGCTGCTGCCGCTTTCCTGGTTTTCCGTCGACCTTATTCATCAGGGTCCCTGGGAAATAGATATATGGAGCCGTGGTCTTCAATTTCTAACTTTAGGTACAAGCGTATATGCGATGTCCATTTGCCTGATGTTGCTCCTAGTTGGTTTCCGGTATGTAAAACGGTATGATTTACAATTAAAACGCAAACAAATCCGCATCATGTGCATTGGCTATGTAATGACTTATTTCTGGGGCGTATTTTTTTCAGTCTTTGATGAAGCACATGACCTCTTGAACACGATTAATTATCCGGATCTTGCGATGCTCTCTATGCTTTGGTTTGGTTACTTTCTGCGTTATGCGATAATGAAATACGATTTCTTGCCTTCTATTAATCAAACGTATCAGATGCTGTATGATCTTTCCCCAGTCTCCATTATCGTGGTGAATCAGGAGGGGATTATTGTGGATTTAAATCCTCAAGCGGCGCAGCTACTGGAATATTTACCGAATGAACTAATGCTGGAGCCTATTGGAAAGTTCGTTGGAGAAGAGAATACGATGAGCGGAGGGGCGTATTACCAAACACTGCCTGTGGAATGTTCCGTCATTACAAGGACCGGCAAGGTGAAATCGGTAAAAACAGAGAGCCATGATATGATTTGGCGAGGAGACCCACTGCATTATGTGCTTCTGACGGAAATCAAAAAAGATGTTGCAGCGGAAGATAAAGTTCAATATCTGGTTGAACATGATGCTCATACCGGACTCTTGAACCGAGGTTCCTTTCTAGATCATTTGGAAAATTATTTGGTCAATGACAGTTTTCAGGCCTTCGCCGTCATCTTGGTCGATATGGATAAGTTCAAACAAGTGGATGCTGCGCTTGGTATCGGTGCAGGTGATTCGCTGCTAAAGCAAATAGCTGATTTGCTAAAGCAAACAGCACCGCGACGTGCGCTAGTATCACGAATAGGCGAAGACGAGTTCGCTCTAATCGTTCCTGCAATAAGTGACCAGCAAGAACTGGAGTCACTTGCTCAAAGCCTATTGGATGTATGCAACCATCTATTCGTTTTTGATGGCAAAGACCTTGTTGTTACCGCAAGCATGGGGATATGCCTGTCGCCGCTTCATAGCAAACACGCTGAAGATCTGATGAAGTATGCAGATATGGCGATGTACGAAGCAAGAAGCAAAGGGCCCGGTGATTTCGTTATCTATGAACCCTCCCTTCGGCAAGTTGAGCAGCATCGCTATCTGCATAGTCTGGGCATCAAAAAAGGCATTGATGAAGAGGAGTTCGTACTTCACTATCAGCCTCTCATTGAAATGCAGACAGGTTATATTATCGGGGCTGAGGCGTTGATACGCTGGGTAAGACCAGGCATTGGTTTCCTGCCTCCTGATGCTTTCATGCTTGCTGCTGAAGATGACGGGAGCATTTTGGAAATCGGCTACTGGGTGTTGAACAGAGTCTGTGAACAGCTGAAAGTCTGGGAGCAGGAAGGATTGTCCACATTACCAGTCTCTGTGAATTTATCGACGCGGCAATTTTTGGATCCCCATTTTCTGGACAGGCTAGCTGAGGTGCTTGAACGAACGAACGTACGACCTGCTCACCTTTGTTTGGAGATCAAAGAGCAAACTGCGCTGCTTGACGTCTACCTAACATGTCAAATTTTCGAAAAAATTCAGGAATATGGGGTCAAGCTTAACATCGATGATGTGGGATCCGGCTTTCCCTCCGTATTCTTGCTGCATAAGCTGCCTTTCGATGCTGTAAAACTGGATCCAACGTTCCTCCGGGATATGTTGAAGAGTGAAATGGATCAAGCTACTATACATAGATGGATTGCCTTGTCGCATAGTCTAGGGAAAAGAGTCGTTGCCAAGGGTGTGGAGGAATTCGAACAGTGGGAGCTGTTATCTCAACTAGGCTGTGATGAAATTCAAGGCTATTTCTTAAGCAAACCGCTGGATGCCGGGAATATTGTCCGATTCATGAACCAAAAGCTGGCAAGTGTCTAA
- a CDS encoding LLM class flavin-dependent oxidoreductase, with product MLKLSILDQSPVSSGYTHSDALQQTMALAQAADRLGYTRFWASEHHNSMGLAGSSPEVLISSLAARTSRIRFGSGGVLLPHYSAYKVAENFRMLEALYPGRIDLGIGRAPGGTPHTAKALRGVSADLFEGLERFPAQVTDLLGFLTDSVEPGHVFEGIRATPLVAGVPQVWLLGSTGQSGVYASQAGAAFCFAHFINGAGGQQAVRSYRSSFRPSALNVVPQATVCIYVLCAETQAEAEGLAASLDLRILQMEKGEFTGVKSPEEAADYGYSDWDQTRVRDNRSRMIVGDPGHVKQQLLSLAESYQVDEVMIVAGGYHWETRLRTIELLADAFNMQ from the coding sequence GTGCTGAAGCTAAGTATCCTTGATCAATCACCGGTTTCGTCCGGATATACGCATAGCGATGCGCTGCAACAAACGATGGCGTTGGCGCAAGCTGCTGATCGTCTCGGCTACACCCGATTCTGGGCGTCGGAGCATCATAACTCCATGGGACTTGCAGGTTCATCGCCGGAAGTGCTGATCTCCAGCTTGGCTGCCCGTACGAGCCGCATCCGGTTTGGTTCCGGCGGCGTCCTGCTGCCGCATTACAGCGCCTACAAGGTCGCTGAGAACTTCCGCATGCTCGAAGCGCTGTATCCAGGCCGCATCGACCTTGGTATTGGGCGTGCGCCCGGAGGAACGCCCCATACGGCCAAAGCGCTGCGAGGTGTCAGCGCGGATCTGTTCGAGGGACTGGAGCGCTTCCCCGCACAAGTCACAGATCTTCTCGGGTTCCTCACCGACTCGGTGGAACCCGGGCATGTGTTCGAGGGCATCCGCGCCACCCCGTTGGTGGCCGGAGTGCCGCAGGTATGGCTGCTCGGCTCCACCGGGCAGAGCGGGGTGTACGCTTCGCAGGCAGGCGCAGCGTTCTGCTTCGCGCACTTCATTAACGGAGCGGGAGGGCAGCAAGCGGTGCGCAGCTACCGCAGCTCGTTCCGACCGTCCGCACTGAACGTCGTGCCGCAGGCGACGGTGTGCATTTATGTGCTGTGCGCCGAGACGCAGGCGGAGGCAGAAGGGCTTGCGGCTTCCCTCGATTTGCGCATTCTGCAAATGGAGAAAGGCGAATTCACCGGAGTGAAGTCGCCTGAAGAAGCCGCAGATTATGGATACTCGGATTGGGATCAAACCCGGGTTCGGGACAATCGGTCGCGCATGATCGTAGGCGACCCGGGGCATGTGAAGCAGCAGCTGCTGAGTTTAGCGGAAAGCTACCAAGTCGATGAAGTCATGATCGTTGCCGGCGGTTATCACTGGGAAACCAGACTGCGGACGATTGAGCTGCTGGCCGATGCTTTCAACATGCAGTAG
- a CDS encoding C39 family peptidase has product MKKWLFTFLVLFSIFDIAYAKMTSPATEHTSAVAAIEPQIEVRTDIHSVMQPTPSILPTPTPEEAEDHGIIPALSQLPELPNGCEAVAATMLLNWAGLPITKEEMADKLPRGPMPYENEDGAFIGGNPKDVFVGDPYQAGYGIYHKPMAKLMDGLLPGQVKDISESSFENLLSVVAGGNPAMVWATEHMDAPYLDLEWQDEEGELVEWYQPEHALLLTSWDADFAYMNDPMTGGQESYALADFKYAWERMGSQAIIINKKA; this is encoded by the coding sequence ATGAAAAAATGGTTATTTACTTTTCTTGTGCTTTTCTCCATCTTTGATATCGCTTATGCCAAGATGACCTCACCCGCGACTGAGCATACATCGGCTGTAGCAGCAATTGAGCCTCAAATCGAAGTACGAACAGATATCCACTCCGTCATGCAACCTACACCAAGCATCCTCCCTACGCCCACTCCCGAAGAAGCAGAAGACCACGGGATCATCCCTGCTCTTTCCCAGCTGCCTGAGCTTCCGAATGGCTGTGAGGCGGTAGCCGCAACGATGCTGCTTAATTGGGCTGGACTTCCTATTACCAAAGAAGAGATGGCAGACAAGCTGCCTAGAGGCCCCATGCCTTATGAAAATGAAGATGGCGCCTTTATTGGCGGCAATCCCAAAGATGTCTTCGTTGGTGATCCTTATCAAGCGGGATACGGGATTTATCACAAACCAATGGCCAAGTTAATGGATGGGTTGCTGCCTGGGCAGGTGAAGGATATTTCCGAATCTTCATTTGAGAATTTGCTAAGCGTCGTCGCTGGCGGGAATCCCGCTATGGTTTGGGCAACCGAGCATATGGATGCTCCTTATCTGGACCTGGAGTGGCAGGACGAAGAAGGCGAGCTTGTTGAGTGGTATCAACCGGAACATGCCTTGCTCCTGACTAGTTGGGATGCTGACTTTGCGTATATGAACGATCCTATGACTGGCGGGCAGGAATCTTACGCATTAGCAGATTTCAAATATGCGTGGGAACGGATGGGCTCGCAGGCCATCATCATCAACAAAAAAGCATGA
- a CDS encoding ABC transporter permease, with the protein MPTALKEQTGSVKPAVNKSGFKYRFIRDAKINKYVYIMLLPVVVYYILFYYVPMYGLQIAFKDYAPGIGILHSPWVGFKHFHDFFSSFYFWRILRNTLLMSSYDLLFSFPASIILALLLNELRSRFLKRAVQTITYMPHFISIVVISGMLVDFLARDGLINNILNSWFGFTPITFLQESGWFRSIYVSSNIWQNVGWGSIIYLSAMSGIDPSLYEASRVDGANRWQQTFNITLPGIMSTVVILLILQIGNFMTIGADKILLLYNPTTYETADVIGTFVYRKGILESNFSYSSAVGLFNSLINFTLLVLANTLSRRTSDNKLW; encoded by the coding sequence ATGCCCACAGCACTCAAAGAACAGACCGGCTCCGTGAAGCCGGCAGTCAATAAGAGCGGGTTCAAATATCGTTTTATCCGCGATGCCAAAATCAATAAATATGTCTATATCATGCTGCTTCCTGTAGTCGTCTACTACATCCTTTTTTATTACGTCCCGATGTATGGACTGCAAATCGCTTTCAAAGATTATGCACCGGGTATCGGCATTTTGCATAGCCCCTGGGTTGGGTTCAAACATTTCCATGACTTCTTTTCCAGTTTCTACTTCTGGCGCATTTTACGCAATACCCTGTTAATGAGCTCCTATGATTTGCTGTTTTCCTTTCCTGCCTCCATCATCTTGGCGCTATTGCTGAATGAGCTGCGCAGCAGGTTCCTCAAAAGAGCCGTCCAAACGATAACGTATATGCCGCATTTTATATCCATCGTTGTTATCTCAGGCATGCTCGTTGATTTCTTGGCCCGTGACGGGTTAATCAACAACATCCTAAACTCCTGGTTCGGCTTTACGCCAATCACGTTTTTGCAGGAGAGTGGATGGTTCCGGTCCATCTATGTGTCCTCGAATATTTGGCAAAATGTAGGCTGGGGCTCCATCATTTATTTATCAGCCATGTCTGGCATTGATCCTTCCTTATACGAAGCTTCCAGAGTAGATGGTGCCAATCGCTGGCAGCAAACCTTTAACATTACCCTCCCGGGTATCATGTCTACCGTTGTCATTCTGCTTATTCTGCAAATCGGAAACTTCATGACCATTGGCGCAGACAAAATATTGCTCTTATACAACCCAACCACCTATGAAACTGCCGATGTCATTGGGACATTCGTCTATCGCAAAGGGATTCTCGAATCAAACTTCAGCTACAGTTCGGCTGTCGGACTCTTCAACTCCCTCATTAATTTCACGCTGCTCGTTCTGGCCAATACACTAAGCCGACGCACCAGTGATAATAAGCTTTGGTAA
- the infC gene encoding translation initiation factor IF-3 — protein sequence MIKNEKIKASEVHLTGLHGEDLGTMPTKEALALAKQLKVDLICTSLMSSPPPCKLIGSGQAKQEALQEKQQARKKDQPLKVKELRLTPHIEDHDLDTKRQQAERILKAGDAVLLVVKISGKEGAKAKELLENLVKDLSASGRKQTGIQLSGKQAAVQLDPL from the coding sequence ATGATTAAGAATGAGAAAATCAAAGCATCCGAGGTTCATCTTACAGGACTGCATGGCGAAGATTTGGGCACGATGCCCACGAAGGAAGCCCTTGCTTTGGCGAAACAGCTCAAGGTGGATCTCATCTGCACATCCTTGATGAGCAGTCCGCCGCCTTGCAAGCTGATCGGTTCCGGCCAAGCCAAGCAAGAGGCGCTGCAGGAGAAACAGCAAGCCCGCAAAAAGGATCAGCCGCTCAAGGTCAAGGAACTGCGCCTAACGCCGCATATTGAGGACCACGACCTGGATACCAAAAGACAGCAAGCAGAACGAATCCTCAAAGCTGGAGACGCCGTCCTCCTTGTCGTGAAAATTTCCGGCAAAGAAGGGGCCAAAGCCAAGGAATTGCTTGAGAACCTGGTGAAAGATCTAAGCGCAAGCGGGCGTAAACAAACAGGCATTCAGTTAAGTGGCAAGCAGGCTGCGGTACAACTAGATCCGCTTTAA
- a CDS encoding extracellular solute-binding protein: protein MNRKKNAIQFTVITATALSLLLAGCSSETAKPSPAATGTSTGAASSAAPEVKYPTSFKYWVPMNGNAAAVMKNYNEMAAYKEIEKKTGTKVEFQHPPTGQEKDQFNIMLASNSLPDVIEYNFASGMGQSTAQSPDSLIKGKQILRLNELIEKNAPNLTKVLKDHPEFRKMITTDEGNIYVMPFLLGDEQLSVVNGPIFRQDWLDKLGLKVPTTIPEWETVLTAFRDKDPNGNGKKDEIPFYMNLGGDFDTNNLLVGAWGITTDFYNDKGKVKYGPIQPEYKEFLATLARWYKDGLIDKDYASITDAKLKDAKITNSQVGAYSGYAGSGLGRYLTLVQPTTPSFSLVGAPYPKLKEGAATSLGQYTMPFTGYGAAVSAQAKNPDQIIKWLDYKYSQEGAMLMNFGIEGESYKMENGYPKYTDLIMNNPDKLPITQAMAKYFQASWSGPFVQDKRYIEQYYTIPAQRDAQKAWTAADHTKQMPGISLTADESTKTASIMNDVKTYRDEMFNKFVMNAEPIENFDKYVQTMKGMGIEEAIKARQAGLDRFNTRK, encoded by the coding sequence ATGAACAGAAAAAAAAACGCGATTCAGTTTACCGTGATCACAGCTACAGCACTCTCATTGTTACTTGCAGGATGCAGCAGCGAAACGGCTAAGCCATCCCCGGCAGCAACAGGAACTTCCACAGGCGCAGCATCCTCTGCAGCCCCAGAAGTGAAGTATCCTACTTCCTTCAAGTACTGGGTTCCTATGAACGGCAATGCGGCCGCTGTGATGAAAAACTACAATGAGATGGCCGCCTACAAAGAGATCGAGAAGAAAACCGGCACTAAGGTAGAATTTCAACATCCACCAACGGGTCAAGAAAAAGATCAATTCAATATCATGTTAGCCTCTAACAGCTTACCTGACGTAATTGAGTACAATTTCGCATCCGGGATGGGACAATCGACCGCCCAAAGCCCAGATTCACTAATTAAAGGGAAACAAATTCTTCGTTTGAATGAACTGATTGAGAAGAACGCACCCAATTTAACGAAAGTGCTGAAAGATCATCCAGAATTCCGCAAAATGATTACAACCGATGAAGGCAATATTTATGTGATGCCTTTCTTGCTTGGAGACGAGCAGTTGAGTGTTGTTAATGGACCTATTTTCCGCCAAGATTGGCTAGATAAATTGGGCCTCAAAGTACCGACAACCATCCCTGAATGGGAAACCGTGTTAACAGCGTTCCGTGATAAAGATCCGAACGGCAATGGCAAGAAAGACGAAATCCCTTTCTATATGAACTTAGGCGGCGATTTCGATACCAACAACCTCCTCGTCGGAGCATGGGGGATTACAACCGATTTCTATAACGACAAAGGCAAAGTAAAGTATGGCCCTATTCAGCCTGAATATAAAGAATTTCTAGCTACACTGGCCCGTTGGTACAAAGATGGTCTCATTGACAAAGATTATGCAAGCATCACGGATGCCAAGCTGAAAGATGCCAAAATCACCAATAGCCAGGTAGGTGCCTACTCCGGATATGCAGGTTCCGGTCTTGGCCGTTACTTAACTTTGGTTCAACCGACCACGCCAAGCTTCTCCTTGGTAGGAGCTCCTTATCCTAAATTAAAAGAAGGCGCGGCAACTTCACTTGGGCAATATACAATGCCTTTCACAGGGTATGGCGCAGCCGTTTCTGCTCAAGCCAAAAACCCGGATCAAATCATCAAATGGCTTGACTACAAATATAGTCAAGAAGGCGCTATGTTAATGAACTTCGGTATTGAAGGCGAAAGCTACAAAATGGAGAATGGCTATCCGAAATATACCGACCTCATTATGAATAACCCGGATAAACTGCCAATCACGCAAGCCATGGCCAAATATTTCCAAGCAAGCTGGAGCGGTCCATTTGTTCAGGATAAACGCTACATTGAGCAGTACTATACGATCCCTGCACAACGTGATGCTCAAAAAGCATGGACGGCAGCCGATCATACGAAACAAATGCCAGGCATCAGCTTAACAGCCGATGAAAGCACGAAAACAGCCTCCATCATGAACGATGTGAAAACATATCGTGACGAAATGTTCAATAAATTCGTGATGAATGCGGAACCCATCGAGAATTTCGACAAGTATGTGCAAACGATGAAAGGCATGGGCATCGAAGAAGCTATTAAAGCACGTCAAGCTGGTTTGGATCGCTTCAACACTCGCAAATAA
- a CDS encoding helix-turn-helix domain-containing protein — MLLRRKSIFLTLWLSYILILLIPVSGTFVLYTNMEKSMVDNANRSNLAMLEQARQVVDSNLQELEQLGIQIATQPKLQTLWTLKDSEKYIQYEEAVRALKTIRNGPPFVDDFYIYLRNEDTVISPNLKTDATTFFTSLYPLPGMSLDQVRSKLLTGYHYLSYWPTSAPSPDQATKNVVASAISLPLGENSNVEGTLIMLINEQQILDLLKGIQWVNNGSMFILDATGQVIVSTSSQYKLSPSLLAETENSNGYKSYDVEGKPQMLSYTTGKSGWKYISLVPKSVVLERVNEMKTWALFLLVLVVAAGSAAAYWMAYRSYSPIRDLVYSLNKGKSDPRQGSANEYEFIRNSIAESVAEGKALEQQLAGHLPVVRATFLTRLLKGEVEQAEITDDSLAFMGVDLPHPYLGVILVEVDDSNEFRMEESDRDRALVRFILFNLSSELIGNSGYVTETDSNRLALLLNVPDDSEETFRNRDALITELKAIIEGRFRMKITIATSSFQRGRLEASRCYNEALNALDYRIIHGISSVIHYNEIRIQERTYYHYPMEIEAQIINCLKSGEYDQVERLLNELYEHNMGTRDTTPELGKLLFLNLLSTVLKVTNALKIDEKQWQVGATDPVKLIINSTSADDMLKKVKDLCLFICNSVQEARSEHNERWNERMKTYIDEHYGDHSLSLTSIAEHFGMTPQYMSGLFKKQYGINVTDYMIEVRMKEAKRWLAVPGMTILQVAEQVGYSTDIGFIRVFKKMEGITPGKYREMQQRSDNLKDS; from the coding sequence ATGCTGCTGCGACGCAAAAGCATCTTCTTGACGTTATGGCTGTCCTATATTCTTATCTTGCTCATTCCTGTTTCAGGTACCTTCGTCCTCTATACGAATATGGAGAAAAGCATGGTGGACAACGCCAACCGCTCGAATTTAGCTATGCTGGAACAAGCTCGTCAGGTCGTGGACAGCAATTTGCAAGAACTGGAACAGCTTGGCATCCAAATTGCCACCCAACCGAAACTTCAAACCTTATGGACACTCAAAGACAGTGAAAAATATATCCAATATGAGGAAGCCGTCCGCGCGCTAAAAACGATACGCAATGGCCCTCCTTTTGTTGATGATTTCTACATTTATTTGCGTAATGAAGATACCGTTATTTCCCCGAATTTAAAAACGGATGCCACTACCTTTTTCACCAGTCTATATCCTCTTCCAGGTATGAGCTTGGATCAAGTCCGTTCTAAGCTTCTAACCGGCTATCACTATTTAAGCTATTGGCCGACGTCAGCTCCAAGCCCGGATCAAGCAACCAAAAATGTTGTCGCCAGCGCCATATCTCTGCCTCTGGGAGAGAACAGCAATGTGGAAGGCACCTTAATTATGCTGATCAACGAGCAGCAAATCCTCGATCTATTGAAAGGTATTCAATGGGTAAACAACGGCTCCATGTTTATCCTCGATGCGACAGGCCAAGTGATCGTATCTACTAGCAGCCAGTACAAGCTATCCCCTAGTTTGCTCGCAGAAACCGAGAACTCTAATGGGTACAAAAGCTATGATGTTGAAGGTAAACCGCAAATGCTTTCTTATACGACCGGTAAAAGCGGTTGGAAATATATTTCCCTCGTTCCGAAGAGCGTTGTGTTGGAACGTGTCAACGAAATGAAGACATGGGCCTTATTCTTGCTGGTACTTGTTGTTGCGGCAGGAAGCGCAGCAGCTTATTGGATGGCTTATCGCAGCTACAGCCCGATTCGCGATCTCGTTTACAGCCTTAATAAAGGAAAAAGCGATCCGCGCCAGGGCAGTGCGAACGAATATGAATTCATCCGCAATTCCATTGCCGAGTCCGTTGCTGAGGGCAAAGCGCTTGAACAGCAATTAGCAGGGCATCTTCCCGTTGTACGCGCGACTTTTCTGACAAGGCTGCTCAAAGGCGAAGTGGAACAAGCGGAGATCACGGATGACTCCCTTGCCTTCATGGGCGTAGATCTGCCTCACCCTTATCTTGGCGTTATTCTCGTTGAAGTCGATGACAGCAACGAATTCCGAATGGAAGAGAGCGATCGTGATCGCGCCCTTGTGCGTTTTATTCTGTTTAATTTAAGCAGCGAATTGATTGGCAATTCCGGTTATGTCACAGAGACCGACAGCAATCGCTTAGCGCTGCTCTTGAATGTCCCTGATGATTCCGAGGAAACATTCCGCAATCGCGATGCGTTAATTACCGAACTCAAAGCCATCATCGAAGGTCGCTTTCGGATGAAGATCACCATCGCAACCAGTTCCTTCCAAAGGGGAAGACTGGAAGCTTCACGCTGCTACAACGAGGCTCTCAACGCCCTTGATTATCGGATTATTCATGGCATCAGCTCCGTCATTCATTACAATGAAATCCGTATCCAGGAACGAACGTACTATCACTATCCGATGGAAATCGAGGCGCAGATCATCAATTGTCTCAAAAGCGGCGAATATGACCAAGTCGAGCGTTTGCTTAATGAACTGTACGAGCACAATATGGGGACGCGCGACACGACACCTGAACTAGGCAAGCTGTTATTTCTAAACTTGCTGTCAACGGTGCTGAAAGTAACGAATGCGCTCAAAATTGACGAGAAGCAATGGCAGGTCGGTGCGACCGACCCTGTTAAACTGATTATTAACAGCACCTCTGCTGACGATATGCTGAAGAAAGTGAAAGATCTGTGCTTATTTATTTGCAACAGCGTTCAAGAGGCTAGATCCGAGCATAATGAACGTTGGAATGAACGAATGAAGACCTACATTGATGAGCACTACGGGGATCACTCCCTTAGCTTAACTTCCATCGCTGAACATTTCGGAATGACACCGCAGTATATGTCCGGATTGTTCAAGAAACAATATGGCATTAACGTGACCGACTATATGATAGAGGTGCGGATGAAAGAAGCGAAGCGCTGGCTCGCGGTTCCAGGTATGACGATCCTGCAAGTTGCTGAGCAAGTTGGCTATTCGACCGATATTGGCTTCATTCGCGTTTTCAAGAAAATGGAAGGAATTACGCCTGGGAAATACCGCGAAATGCAGCAAAGAAGCGATAATCTGAAAGACAGTTAG